In one Gopherus evgoodei ecotype Sinaloan lineage chromosome 1, rGopEvg1_v1.p, whole genome shotgun sequence genomic region, the following are encoded:
- the OPTN gene encoding optineurin isoform X1 produces the protein MSSKPLRRPAENGECHKSETGNGPHSLASPMLGTFTPEEMVQQMKELITENNELKEAMKIHNQAMKDRYEELSIWREKQKEEREFYESKFKEAKHYLQAKCLENEELQKQLQSLKEKEENCTVPREEMTQETKQLKTQLLRLQAEKADLLAIVSELQLKLSVPSTEDSFVEIRMSEGESNATLKENQDVNSQRTNNAAAYIRSRSVDEPKNLESEELTVSQLLCCLRNETQMRETLEKELQEHKERLLKLEKEVADYLESGTQTEWAEEEDESAKTVCTSHLGDMILSNYEELVGVGSEIETLNLQVSSLFKELQEAHAKLKEAELIQKRLQEKCQILERKNSATSADLDERQQLLYTIKKLELQVESMQSELKLEQAKTKEEKAKFSDLQHTYSKLLSELSDAMKTIEELKNNELARVDKAVVEDLNKKLELVERALATKQLQMDEMKQTIAKQEEDLETMAVLRAQMEVYCSDFHAEREAREKIHEEKEQLAVQLTYLLQEKHTLENLGRSSLVEMQSRHGARASVDQDHSPHLVQRGSDPQDWRQQQRNIPVHSCPKCGEILPDMDTLQIHVMDCII, from the exons ATGTCCAGCAAGCCGCTAAGGCGTCCTGCTGAAAATGGTGAATGTCACAAGAGTGAAACGGGAAATGGACCCCACAGTCTGGCTTCTCCTATGCTTGGCACGTTTACCCCAGAAGAGATGGTGCAGCAAATGAAAGAGCTGATTACAGAGAACAATGAATTAAAAG AAGCCATGAAGATACATAACCAAGCTATGAAGGATCGGTATGAAGAGCTTTCTATATGGCGAGAGAAACAGAAGGAGGAGCGGGAGTTTTACGAGTCCAAGTTCAAAGAAGCTAAACATTACTTGCAAGCCAAGTGCCTTGAAAATGAAGAGCTGCAGAAACAACTTCAAAGTTTAAAAGAGAAAGAG GAGAACTGCACAGTTCCTAGGGAGGAAATGACCCAGGAAACTAAGCAGCTGAAAACACAGTTGCTGCGGCTTCAGGCTGAGAAGGCAGATCTGCTTGCCATCGTTTCAGAACTACAGCTCAAACTCAGTGTCCCTTCGACAGAGGACTCTTTTGTTGAGATCAGAATGAGT GAGGGAGAATCAAATgcaactttaaaagaaaatcaggatGTTAATAGCCAAAGGACCAACAACGCAGCTGCCTACAT CAGGAGCAGATCTGTGGATGAACCAAAGAATTTGGAATCTGAAGAGCTTACTGTTAGCCAACTTCTTTGTTGCCTTAGAAATGAGACTCAGATGAGGGAGACCCTTGAAAAGGAACTTCAAGAACACAAGGAGAG GCTATTAAAGCTGGAGAAGGAAGTGGCTGATTATCTGGAGAGTGGAACTCAAACAGAATGGGcagaagaagaggatgaaagtGCAAAGACAGTATGTACCAGTCATCTGGGGGACATGATTTTGAGCAACTACGAAGAACTTGTTGGG GTTGGTAGTGAAATAGAAACCCTGAACCTGCAGGTCTCATCCCTCTTCAAAGAACTTCAGGAGGCCCATGctaaattaaaagaagctgagCTGATCCAGAAGAGGCTTCAAGAAAA GTgtcagatacttgaaagaaaaAACTCTGCTACTTCAGCAGATTTGGATGAGAGGCAGCAGCTCCTATATACCATTAAAAAGCTAGAGCTTCAGGTAGAGAGCATGCAGTCAGAGCTCAAACTGGAACAAGccaaaacaaaggaagaaaa GGCAAAATTTTCTGACTTGCAGCATACGTACAGCAAGCTTCTCTCTGAACTCAGTGATGCAATGAAAACCATTGAAGAACTAAAAAACAACGAG TTGGCGAGAGTGGATAAGGCGGTGGTAGAAGACCTGAATAAAAAGCTAGAGCTGGTGGAGAGAGCTTTGGCTACAAAACAGCTGCAGATGGATGAAATGAAGCAGACCATTGCTAAGCAGGAGGAAGACCTTGAAACCATGGCTGTCCTCCGAGCTCAG ATGGAGGTTTATTGTTCTGACTTCCATGCTGAGAGAGAAGCAAGAGAGAAGATACATGAGGAAAAAGAACAGTTGGCTGTACAGCTGACATACCTGCTACAAGAGAAACAtactcttgaaaatcttggcag AAGCTCCTTGGTGGAAATGCAGAGTCGTCACGGAGCTAGAGCATCAGTGGATCAAGATCATTCACCTCATCTTGTACAAAGAG GAAGTGATCCTCAGGACTGGCGGCAGCAGCAGAGGAATATTCCAGTACATTCCTGTCCCAAATGTGGAGAAATTCTACCTGACATGGACACGCTTCAGATCCACGTTATGGACTGTATCATCTGA
- the OPTN gene encoding optineurin isoform X2, translating into MSSKPLRRPAENGECHKSETGNGPHSLASPMLGTFTPEEMVQQMKELITENNELKEAMKIHNQAMKDRYEELSIWREKQKEEREFYESKFKEAKHYLQAKCLENEELQKQLQSLKEKEENCTVPREEMTQETKQLKTQLLRLQAEKADLLAIVSELQLKLSVPSTEDSFVEIRMSEGESNATLKENQDVNSQRTNNAAAYMSRSVDEPKNLESEELTVSQLLCCLRNETQMRETLEKELQEHKERLLKLEKEVADYLESGTQTEWAEEEDESAKTVCTSHLGDMILSNYEELVGVGSEIETLNLQVSSLFKELQEAHAKLKEAELIQKRLQEKCQILERKNSATSADLDERQQLLYTIKKLELQVESMQSELKLEQAKTKEEKAKFSDLQHTYSKLLSELSDAMKTIEELKNNELARVDKAVVEDLNKKLELVERALATKQLQMDEMKQTIAKQEEDLETMAVLRAQMEVYCSDFHAEREAREKIHEEKEQLAVQLTYLLQEKHTLENLGRSSLVEMQSRHGARASVDQDHSPHLVQRGSDPQDWRQQQRNIPVHSCPKCGEILPDMDTLQIHVMDCII; encoded by the exons ATGTCCAGCAAGCCGCTAAGGCGTCCTGCTGAAAATGGTGAATGTCACAAGAGTGAAACGGGAAATGGACCCCACAGTCTGGCTTCTCCTATGCTTGGCACGTTTACCCCAGAAGAGATGGTGCAGCAAATGAAAGAGCTGATTACAGAGAACAATGAATTAAAAG AAGCCATGAAGATACATAACCAAGCTATGAAGGATCGGTATGAAGAGCTTTCTATATGGCGAGAGAAACAGAAGGAGGAGCGGGAGTTTTACGAGTCCAAGTTCAAAGAAGCTAAACATTACTTGCAAGCCAAGTGCCTTGAAAATGAAGAGCTGCAGAAACAACTTCAAAGTTTAAAAGAGAAAGAG GAGAACTGCACAGTTCCTAGGGAGGAAATGACCCAGGAAACTAAGCAGCTGAAAACACAGTTGCTGCGGCTTCAGGCTGAGAAGGCAGATCTGCTTGCCATCGTTTCAGAACTACAGCTCAAACTCAGTGTCCCTTCGACAGAGGACTCTTTTGTTGAGATCAGAATGAGT GAGGGAGAATCAAATgcaactttaaaagaaaatcaggatGTTAATAGCCAAAGGACCAACAACGCAGCTGCCTACAT GAGCAGATCTGTGGATGAACCAAAGAATTTGGAATCTGAAGAGCTTACTGTTAGCCAACTTCTTTGTTGCCTTAGAAATGAGACTCAGATGAGGGAGACCCTTGAAAAGGAACTTCAAGAACACAAGGAGAG GCTATTAAAGCTGGAGAAGGAAGTGGCTGATTATCTGGAGAGTGGAACTCAAACAGAATGGGcagaagaagaggatgaaagtGCAAAGACAGTATGTACCAGTCATCTGGGGGACATGATTTTGAGCAACTACGAAGAACTTGTTGGG GTTGGTAGTGAAATAGAAACCCTGAACCTGCAGGTCTCATCCCTCTTCAAAGAACTTCAGGAGGCCCATGctaaattaaaagaagctgagCTGATCCAGAAGAGGCTTCAAGAAAA GTgtcagatacttgaaagaaaaAACTCTGCTACTTCAGCAGATTTGGATGAGAGGCAGCAGCTCCTATATACCATTAAAAAGCTAGAGCTTCAGGTAGAGAGCATGCAGTCAGAGCTCAAACTGGAACAAGccaaaacaaaggaagaaaa GGCAAAATTTTCTGACTTGCAGCATACGTACAGCAAGCTTCTCTCTGAACTCAGTGATGCAATGAAAACCATTGAAGAACTAAAAAACAACGAG TTGGCGAGAGTGGATAAGGCGGTGGTAGAAGACCTGAATAAAAAGCTAGAGCTGGTGGAGAGAGCTTTGGCTACAAAACAGCTGCAGATGGATGAAATGAAGCAGACCATTGCTAAGCAGGAGGAAGACCTTGAAACCATGGCTGTCCTCCGAGCTCAG ATGGAGGTTTATTGTTCTGACTTCCATGCTGAGAGAGAAGCAAGAGAGAAGATACATGAGGAAAAAGAACAGTTGGCTGTACAGCTGACATACCTGCTACAAGAGAAACAtactcttgaaaatcttggcag AAGCTCCTTGGTGGAAATGCAGAGTCGTCACGGAGCTAGAGCATCAGTGGATCAAGATCATTCACCTCATCTTGTACAAAGAG GAAGTGATCCTCAGGACTGGCGGCAGCAGCAGAGGAATATTCCAGTACATTCCTGTCCCAAATGTGGAGAAATTCTACCTGACATGGACACGCTTCAGATCCACGTTATGGACTGTATCATCTGA
- the OPTN gene encoding optineurin isoform X4 has translation MSSKPLRRPAENGECHKSETGNGPHSLASPMLGTFTPEEMVQQMKELITENNELKEAMKIHNQAMKDRYEELSIWREKQKEEREFYESKFKEAKHYLQAKCLENEELQKQLQSLKEKEENCTVPREEMTQETKQLKTQLLRLQAEKADLLAIVSELQLKLSVPSTEDSFVEIRMSEGESNATLKENQDVNSQRTNNAAAYIRSRSVDEPKNLESEELTVSQLLCCLRNETQMRETLEKELQEHKERLLKLEKEVADYLESGTQTEWAEEEDESAKTVGSEIETLNLQVSSLFKELQEAHAKLKEAELIQKRLQEKCQILERKNSATSADLDERQQLLYTIKKLELQVESMQSELKLEQAKTKEEKAKFSDLQHTYSKLLSELSDAMKTIEELKNNELARVDKAVVEDLNKKLELVERALATKQLQMDEMKQTIAKQEEDLETMAVLRAQMEVYCSDFHAEREAREKIHEEKEQLAVQLTYLLQEKHTLENLGRSSLVEMQSRHGARASVDQDHSPHLVQRGSDPQDWRQQQRNIPVHSCPKCGEILPDMDTLQIHVMDCII, from the exons ATGTCCAGCAAGCCGCTAAGGCGTCCTGCTGAAAATGGTGAATGTCACAAGAGTGAAACGGGAAATGGACCCCACAGTCTGGCTTCTCCTATGCTTGGCACGTTTACCCCAGAAGAGATGGTGCAGCAAATGAAAGAGCTGATTACAGAGAACAATGAATTAAAAG AAGCCATGAAGATACATAACCAAGCTATGAAGGATCGGTATGAAGAGCTTTCTATATGGCGAGAGAAACAGAAGGAGGAGCGGGAGTTTTACGAGTCCAAGTTCAAAGAAGCTAAACATTACTTGCAAGCCAAGTGCCTTGAAAATGAAGAGCTGCAGAAACAACTTCAAAGTTTAAAAGAGAAAGAG GAGAACTGCACAGTTCCTAGGGAGGAAATGACCCAGGAAACTAAGCAGCTGAAAACACAGTTGCTGCGGCTTCAGGCTGAGAAGGCAGATCTGCTTGCCATCGTTTCAGAACTACAGCTCAAACTCAGTGTCCCTTCGACAGAGGACTCTTTTGTTGAGATCAGAATGAGT GAGGGAGAATCAAATgcaactttaaaagaaaatcaggatGTTAATAGCCAAAGGACCAACAACGCAGCTGCCTACAT CAGGAGCAGATCTGTGGATGAACCAAAGAATTTGGAATCTGAAGAGCTTACTGTTAGCCAACTTCTTTGTTGCCTTAGAAATGAGACTCAGATGAGGGAGACCCTTGAAAAGGAACTTCAAGAACACAAGGAGAG GCTATTAAAGCTGGAGAAGGAAGTGGCTGATTATCTGGAGAGTGGAACTCAAACAGAATGGGcagaagaagaggatgaaagtGCAAAGACA GTTGGTAGTGAAATAGAAACCCTGAACCTGCAGGTCTCATCCCTCTTCAAAGAACTTCAGGAGGCCCATGctaaattaaaagaagctgagCTGATCCAGAAGAGGCTTCAAGAAAA GTgtcagatacttgaaagaaaaAACTCTGCTACTTCAGCAGATTTGGATGAGAGGCAGCAGCTCCTATATACCATTAAAAAGCTAGAGCTTCAGGTAGAGAGCATGCAGTCAGAGCTCAAACTGGAACAAGccaaaacaaaggaagaaaa GGCAAAATTTTCTGACTTGCAGCATACGTACAGCAAGCTTCTCTCTGAACTCAGTGATGCAATGAAAACCATTGAAGAACTAAAAAACAACGAG TTGGCGAGAGTGGATAAGGCGGTGGTAGAAGACCTGAATAAAAAGCTAGAGCTGGTGGAGAGAGCTTTGGCTACAAAACAGCTGCAGATGGATGAAATGAAGCAGACCATTGCTAAGCAGGAGGAAGACCTTGAAACCATGGCTGTCCTCCGAGCTCAG ATGGAGGTTTATTGTTCTGACTTCCATGCTGAGAGAGAAGCAAGAGAGAAGATACATGAGGAAAAAGAACAGTTGGCTGTACAGCTGACATACCTGCTACAAGAGAAACAtactcttgaaaatcttggcag AAGCTCCTTGGTGGAAATGCAGAGTCGTCACGGAGCTAGAGCATCAGTGGATCAAGATCATTCACCTCATCTTGTACAAAGAG GAAGTGATCCTCAGGACTGGCGGCAGCAGCAGAGGAATATTCCAGTACATTCCTGTCCCAAATGTGGAGAAATTCTACCTGACATGGACACGCTTCAGATCCACGTTATGGACTGTATCATCTGA
- the OPTN gene encoding optineurin isoform X3, with protein sequence MSSKPLRRPAENGECHKSETGNGPHSLASPMLGTFTPEEMVQQMKELITENNELKAMKIHNQAMKDRYEELSIWREKQKEEREFYESKFKEAKHYLQAKCLENEELQKQLQSLKEKEENCTVPREEMTQETKQLKTQLLRLQAEKADLLAIVSELQLKLSVPSTEDSFVEIRMSEGESNATLKENQDVNSQRTNNAAAYIRSRSVDEPKNLESEELTVSQLLCCLRNETQMRETLEKELQEHKERLLKLEKEVADYLESGTQTEWAEEEDESAKTVCTSHLGDMILSNYEELVGVGSEIETLNLQVSSLFKELQEAHAKLKEAELIQKRLQEKCQILERKNSATSADLDERQQLLYTIKKLELQVESMQSELKLEQAKTKEEKAKFSDLQHTYSKLLSELSDAMKTIEELKNNELARVDKAVVEDLNKKLELVERALATKQLQMDEMKQTIAKQEEDLETMAVLRAQMEVYCSDFHAEREAREKIHEEKEQLAVQLTYLLQEKHTLENLGRSSLVEMQSRHGARASVDQDHSPHLVQRGSDPQDWRQQQRNIPVHSCPKCGEILPDMDTLQIHVMDCII encoded by the exons ATGTCCAGCAAGCCGCTAAGGCGTCCTGCTGAAAATGGTGAATGTCACAAGAGTGAAACGGGAAATGGACCCCACAGTCTGGCTTCTCCTATGCTTGGCACGTTTACCCCAGAAGAGATGGTGCAGCAAATGAAAGAGCTGATTACAGAGAACAATGAATTAAAAG CCATGAAGATACATAACCAAGCTATGAAGGATCGGTATGAAGAGCTTTCTATATGGCGAGAGAAACAGAAGGAGGAGCGGGAGTTTTACGAGTCCAAGTTCAAAGAAGCTAAACATTACTTGCAAGCCAAGTGCCTTGAAAATGAAGAGCTGCAGAAACAACTTCAAAGTTTAAAAGAGAAAGAG GAGAACTGCACAGTTCCTAGGGAGGAAATGACCCAGGAAACTAAGCAGCTGAAAACACAGTTGCTGCGGCTTCAGGCTGAGAAGGCAGATCTGCTTGCCATCGTTTCAGAACTACAGCTCAAACTCAGTGTCCCTTCGACAGAGGACTCTTTTGTTGAGATCAGAATGAGT GAGGGAGAATCAAATgcaactttaaaagaaaatcaggatGTTAATAGCCAAAGGACCAACAACGCAGCTGCCTACAT CAGGAGCAGATCTGTGGATGAACCAAAGAATTTGGAATCTGAAGAGCTTACTGTTAGCCAACTTCTTTGTTGCCTTAGAAATGAGACTCAGATGAGGGAGACCCTTGAAAAGGAACTTCAAGAACACAAGGAGAG GCTATTAAAGCTGGAGAAGGAAGTGGCTGATTATCTGGAGAGTGGAACTCAAACAGAATGGGcagaagaagaggatgaaagtGCAAAGACAGTATGTACCAGTCATCTGGGGGACATGATTTTGAGCAACTACGAAGAACTTGTTGGG GTTGGTAGTGAAATAGAAACCCTGAACCTGCAGGTCTCATCCCTCTTCAAAGAACTTCAGGAGGCCCATGctaaattaaaagaagctgagCTGATCCAGAAGAGGCTTCAAGAAAA GTgtcagatacttgaaagaaaaAACTCTGCTACTTCAGCAGATTTGGATGAGAGGCAGCAGCTCCTATATACCATTAAAAAGCTAGAGCTTCAGGTAGAGAGCATGCAGTCAGAGCTCAAACTGGAACAAGccaaaacaaaggaagaaaa GGCAAAATTTTCTGACTTGCAGCATACGTACAGCAAGCTTCTCTCTGAACTCAGTGATGCAATGAAAACCATTGAAGAACTAAAAAACAACGAG TTGGCGAGAGTGGATAAGGCGGTGGTAGAAGACCTGAATAAAAAGCTAGAGCTGGTGGAGAGAGCTTTGGCTACAAAACAGCTGCAGATGGATGAAATGAAGCAGACCATTGCTAAGCAGGAGGAAGACCTTGAAACCATGGCTGTCCTCCGAGCTCAG ATGGAGGTTTATTGTTCTGACTTCCATGCTGAGAGAGAAGCAAGAGAGAAGATACATGAGGAAAAAGAACAGTTGGCTGTACAGCTGACATACCTGCTACAAGAGAAACAtactcttgaaaatcttggcag AAGCTCCTTGGTGGAAATGCAGAGTCGTCACGGAGCTAGAGCATCAGTGGATCAAGATCATTCACCTCATCTTGTACAAAGAG GAAGTGATCCTCAGGACTGGCGGCAGCAGCAGAGGAATATTCCAGTACATTCCTGTCCCAAATGTGGAGAAATTCTACCTGACATGGACACGCTTCAGATCCACGTTATGGACTGTATCATCTGA